Sequence from the Aquimarina sp. Aq107 genome:
TTTTAGCGAAGAGGCGGGCTTGCCGCGATGTGAATCCCCCGGATACTCAAAATCCCGCCATTTGGCGGGATTGAAGTGGAGTCGGAGGCTATCGAACTTTTAGCAGTTTGTTAATAACAGTTTATAAGTATATCAAGCTGTTAACCATATAAGTACAGTGATTGTTTATTTTTGTTATAGCTTAGAATAGTATCTAAATATAACATAATTGTCGACCAGATTGTCGACTATAATATTCAATCAATGACCTCAACATTCTTTTTAAAACGTCCAAAATCTGAAAAGGAAACGCTAATTATTTTTTCGTGTTACTTTAAAAGCGAAGGGAAGAAGTTTTTGTATTCTACAGGCGAGAAGATAAAACCAATAAATTGGGATCAAGAGAATAAACAACCTATTCTAAAAGGTAAGTATAAAGCTGCAAGTAGTAGCATTATTAAACTACAACTGAATCGATACCCAAAAGCCTTTGAGTTAATTCATAATAGGTGCAAAGCGATGGGAGAAGATTTTACTTCGCAGATCTTAAAGCGGGAGTTTGATATCATTTTCAAAAAAGCACCAACTGGCAAAAATACATTTTATGATGCATTTGATGAGTTTATGGATTATAAGATCAAAATGCAAGAATGGTCTTCATCTACTATTAAGAGATATAAGAATATCAAAAACATATTACAGGACTTTGAGAAACAGTCAAAGTATACACTTACGTTTAGCAATATAAATGAGGTTTTTCATGCTGATTTTACAGATTATTGTATGAATGTTCGAGGCCATATTAATAATACCTATTCTCGAAATCTGGGATTGTTCAAAACCTTTATGTTTTGGGCTTTGAAGAAAGGGTACACATATAATAATGCATTTCTGAGTTTTGAGAAGAAAAAGAAAGTAATTACTCAACAAATAGCATTGTCCAAAGTAGATTTACAGAATCTAATGCATTATAATTTCAAAAATGAACGACTGGGGAAAGTCAGGGATGTATTTGTCTTTTCTTGTGTTACTGGGATGAGATTTGGAGAATTAAGATTATTCAAAAAAGAAGATATACGAAATAACTCTATTGTTCTAAAAGAAGAAAAAGAAACCGAGAAAGAGTCTCGTACAATACCATTGAATGAAGTGTCATTACATATTCTTCGTAAATACAATTATAAGTTACCATTGATTGCAAATCAGAAACAAAATGAGTACATAAAGGAAGTGTTCAAAGAAGCTGGTTATATAGATGAGGTTATTAAAACCACAACCAAAGGAAAGGAAAATATAAGAGAAAAGATGCCTTTTTATGAAAGGATATCAACGCATACC
This genomic interval carries:
- a CDS encoding tyrosine-type recombinase/integrase encodes the protein MTSTFFLKRPKSEKETLIIFSCYFKSEGKKFLYSTGEKIKPINWDQENKQPILKGKYKAASSSIIKLQLNRYPKAFELIHNRCKAMGEDFTSQILKREFDIIFKKAPTGKNTFYDAFDEFMDYKIKMQEWSSSTIKRYKNIKNILQDFEKQSKYTLTFSNINEVFHADFTDYCMNVRGHINNTYSRNLGLFKTFMFWALKKGYTYNNAFLSFEKKKKVITQQIALSKVDLQNLMHYNFKNERLGKVRDVFVFSCVTGMRFGELRLFKKEDIRNNSIVLKEEKETEKESRTIPLNEVSLHILRKYNYKLPLIANQKQNEYIKEVFKEAGYIDEVIKTTTKGKENIREKMPFYERISTHTARRTFITMMKKEGLSDKLIASITGHRDMKTLNQYYQVDDDSKAEAVKDVFNMDIGLLKKVN